A single genomic interval of Bacillus smithii harbors:
- the glgA gene encoding glycogen synthase GlgA, which translates to MKILFVVSECVPFIKSGGLADVAGSLPKELKRFGNDVRVILPKYGNIEGRWKSQMTKEAELTVSVGWRNQYCGVERLEYDGVIYYFIDNEYYFKREGLYGYFDDGERFSFFTRAVLDSLAALNFYPEILHCHDWHAGMIPFMLRMEHQHRHGYELIRTVMTIHNLQFQGIFPKTVLTDLLGLKEEHYHPSLTEFFGNINFLKAGLVSADWITTVSPTYREEFLTPYFGEKLHGVLNSRKEQITGILNGIDESIYDPRHDPYIEPYSEEDLSGKKENKKRLQEQLHLNVEEHIPVIAIISRLTKQKGLDLVKCVFHEIMQENVQLIVLGTGEAEFERFFAEMENLYPKKVKAILEFNEEMAHRIYAGADLFLMPSKFEPCGLGQMIAMKYGTLPIVRETGGLNDTVQSYNEFTKEGNGFSFRNFNAHDMLYTIRRALSFYRQPDIRYEMVRQALAADNSWSHSAYQYNEMYADLLAGRESHVFY; encoded by the coding sequence TTGAAAATATTATTCGTTGTATCGGAATGTGTGCCTTTTATCAAGTCAGGAGGATTGGCAGATGTGGCGGGATCATTGCCAAAAGAATTGAAAAGGTTCGGCAATGATGTTCGCGTCATTCTTCCCAAATACGGCAATATAGAGGGTCGTTGGAAATCGCAAATGACAAAAGAGGCGGAATTGACGGTTTCGGTCGGATGGAGAAATCAATATTGCGGAGTGGAACGGTTAGAATACGATGGAGTCATTTATTATTTTATCGATAATGAATATTATTTTAAAAGAGAGGGCCTGTATGGCTATTTCGATGACGGGGAACGATTTTCTTTTTTTACAAGAGCGGTTTTGGACAGTTTGGCCGCTTTGAATTTTTATCCAGAAATTCTTCATTGTCATGATTGGCATGCCGGAATGATTCCGTTTATGTTACGGATGGAGCATCAACATCGACACGGATATGAATTGATCCGAACCGTCATGACCATTCATAATCTTCAATTCCAAGGAATTTTCCCTAAAACCGTGCTCACTGATTTGCTCGGGTTGAAAGAGGAGCATTATCACCCTTCATTAACCGAATTTTTCGGCAATATTAATTTCCTGAAAGCGGGGCTTGTATCTGCTGATTGGATCACAACGGTTAGTCCGACTTATCGCGAGGAATTTCTAACCCCTTATTTCGGCGAGAAGCTTCACGGAGTATTAAATAGTCGAAAAGAACAGATAACGGGCATACTGAACGGAATAGATGAATCGATTTATGATCCTCGTCATGACCCGTATATCGAACCTTATTCGGAAGAAGATCTAAGTGGAAAAAAAGAAAATAAGAAGCGCCTTCAAGAACAGCTTCATTTAAACGTGGAGGAACATATTCCTGTTATAGCGATTATTTCGAGATTGACAAAACAGAAAGGGCTGGATCTGGTCAAATGTGTTTTTCATGAGATCATGCAAGAGAATGTCCAATTGATTGTACTGGGTACGGGAGAAGCAGAATTCGAACGATTTTTTGCCGAAATGGAAAACCTTTATCCTAAAAAAGTCAAAGCCATTCTGGAATTTAACGAGGAAATGGCCCATCGGATTTATGCGGGGGCGGACCTATTTTTAATGCCGTCGAAATTTGAACCGTGCGGATTAGGGCAAATGATCGCGATGAAATACGGTACTCTTCCTATAGTACGGGAAACAGGCGGACTTAACGATACGGTTCAATCTTATAATGAGTTCACGAAAGAAGGGAACGGGTTCTCGTTTCGAAATTTCAATGCACATGATATGCTGTATACCATTCGGAGAGCACTGTCTTTTTATCGACAGCCTGACATTCGGTATGAAATGGTTAGACAGGCGTTAGCTGCTGATAACAGCTGGTCTCATTCTGCTTATCAATATAATGAAATGTATGCCGATTTGCTAGCTGGGAGGGAAAGCCATGTTTTCTACTAA
- a CDS encoding sugar phosphate nucleotidyltransferase has protein sequence MKASLLGVIDATTYFDSMEELLTHRCLAAVPFAGRYRLIDFILSNMVNSGIESVAIFPRFQFRSLMDHLGSGKEWDLNRKRDGLFFFPSPGLEVMEEGIGSFSHFAHHMDYFDRSQQQYALISNCFTVFNMNFEPILNRFINENCDIMMISHHGQSMDMYLVKKSLLVQLIQTRKITGYRCMQDVVEDQNSRLTICLYEYEGFVKKITSIASYYQASMDVLERDNWSALFKDGQPIFTKVKDEPPTKYTKSAIVKNSIIANGCVIEGTVENSVIFRGVKIEKGSVIKNSIIMQKSQIGKDCHLNGVIVDKNGQIKNGVSLEARNGFPIVLPKGAKQGELMKS, from the coding sequence TTGAAAGCTTCTTTGCTTGGTGTCATTGATGCAACCACTTATTTTGATTCTATGGAGGAACTGCTAACCCATCGTTGTTTAGCAGCCGTTCCGTTCGCGGGGCGCTATCGCTTGATCGATTTTATTCTTTCCAATATGGTGAATTCGGGAATCGAGAGTGTGGCCATTTTTCCGCGATTTCAGTTCCGTTCCTTAATGGATCATTTAGGATCGGGAAAGGAATGGGATTTAAACCGTAAAAGAGATGGGCTCTTTTTCTTTCCATCACCAGGTTTAGAAGTTATGGAAGAGGGGATTGGATCGTTTAGTCATTTTGCCCATCACATGGATTATTTTGACCGAAGCCAGCAACAATATGCATTAATCAGCAATTGCTTTACGGTTTTTAACATGAACTTTGAACCGATCTTAAATCGATTTATAAATGAAAATTGTGATATTATGATGATTTCCCACCATGGACAATCTATGGATATGTACCTTGTGAAGAAGTCTTTGTTAGTTCAATTGATACAAACAAGGAAAATAACAGGATATCGATGCATGCAGGATGTGGTGGAAGATCAAAATAGTCGTTTGACAATATGCCTGTACGAATATGAAGGATTTGTGAAAAAAATTACTTCGATTGCTTCATACTATCAAGCGAGCATGGATGTGTTGGAACGAGACAATTGGTCAGCATTGTTTAAGGACGGCCAGCCGATCTTTACAAAAGTGAAAGATGAGCCGCCGACAAAATATACGAAATCGGCTATTGTCAAAAATTCGATTATTGCTAATGGCTGTGTCATTGAGGGAACGGTCGAGAATAGTGTGATTTTTCGCGGCGTCAAAATAGAAAAAGGTTCGGTCATAAAGAACAGCATTATTATGCAAAAATCCCAAATCGGCAAGGATTGTCATTTGAATGGAGTCATTGTCGATAAAAATGGCCAAATTAAGAACGGTGTATCTTTGGAAGCTCGGAATGGGTTCCCGATTGTCTTGCCAAAAGGCGCAAAACAAGGAGAGTTGATGAAGTCTTGA
- a CDS encoding glucose-1-phosphate adenylyltransferase: MTKQLAKPAVPFGGKYRIIDFTLSNCSNSGINTVGVLTQYQPLVLNSYIGIGSAWDLDRKNGGVTVLPPYSESSTMKWYSGTASAVYQNLNYLRQYDPEYVLILSGDHIYKMDYCKMLEFHIEKGAEATISVIEVPLKEASRFGIMNTNEKMEITEFEEKPKIPKSNLASMGIYIFNWDLLQDCLEKDNQDPLSSHDFGKDIIPTLLRKRRRLYAYPFSGYWKDVGTVQSLWEANMDLLEEECGLNIFDQSWRIYSVNPNQPPQSIGEHAVIQDSLVNEGCVVDGYIHHSVLFQGVVVDEESYIKDSVILPNTKIGKYCTIERAIVTCDLPEHTEIRGYDFMEIPLITQDNLQQWIA, encoded by the coding sequence TTGACCAAACAACTGGCAAAACCGGCCGTTCCGTTCGGCGGAAAGTATCGGATCATTGATTTTACTTTGAGCAATTGCTCGAACTCGGGAATTAATACGGTGGGGGTGCTTACCCAATATCAGCCGTTAGTCTTAAACTCTTATATCGGCATCGGAAGCGCCTGGGATCTTGACCGCAAAAACGGAGGAGTGACGGTTTTGCCCCCGTACAGCGAATCATCGACGATGAAATGGTATTCGGGAACAGCTAGTGCCGTTTATCAAAATCTTAATTATTTGCGGCAATATGATCCGGAATATGTATTGATTTTGTCAGGAGACCATATTTATAAAATGGATTACTGCAAAATGCTCGAGTTTCATATTGAAAAGGGTGCAGAGGCGACGATCTCCGTAATCGAAGTGCCATTGAAAGAAGCAAGCCGGTTTGGAATTATGAATACAAATGAAAAAATGGAAATAACCGAATTCGAAGAAAAACCTAAGATTCCAAAAAGCAATTTGGCATCTATGGGAATTTATATTTTTAATTGGGATTTGTTGCAAGATTGTTTAGAAAAAGATAATCAAGATCCTTTATCAAGCCATGATTTTGGAAAAGATATTATTCCGACTCTTTTACGCAAGCGGAGACGTCTTTACGCCTATCCATTTTCGGGGTATTGGAAAGATGTTGGTACGGTTCAAAGTTTATGGGAAGCGAACATGGATTTGCTGGAAGAAGAATGTGGATTAAACATTTTTGATCAATCATGGAGAATTTACTCTGTAAATCCAAACCAGCCTCCGCAATCGATTGGCGAACATGCCGTTATACAGGACTCATTAGTGAATGAAGGGTGCGTCGTGGATGGATATATTCATCATTCGGTTTTATTCCAAGGAGTAGTCGTCGACGAAGAGTCCTATATAAAAGATTCTGTCATTTTGCCCAACACGAAGATAGGAAAATATTGCACGATTGAACGGGCCATTGTTACTTGTGATTTGCCGGAACATACGGAAATCCGCGGTTATGATTTCATGGAAATTCCATTGATTACACAAGATAATCTACAGCAATGGATTGCTTAA
- the glgB gene encoding 1,4-alpha-glucan branching enzyme, translated as MSASAPTDMDHYLFHEGKHFHCYGLFGAHIRKRHGKETTEFCIWAPNAVEVRLMGTFNGWNGEGYRLERTGPDGIWFLSVNGNLEGELYKYEITTRDGERFLKTDPYAFYTEKRPRTAGIIYSLNDYKWHDESWLLEKEKKRLYDEPMFIYEVHLGTWRKKENGDFYSYKELAETLIPYVKEQGFTHIEIMPITEHPFDLSWGYQTTGYYAVTSRYGTPHDFMYFVDCCHQHGLGVILDWVPGHFCKDAHGLSKFDGSFLYEYEHEWDRENYVWGTANFDLAKKEVHSFLISNALFWLDIYHIDGFRIDAVANLLYWPNRHENQLNSFGVEFLKKLNESVFQYDENTLMIAEDSTDFPLVTSPVYCGGLGFNYKWNMGWMNDVLTYMELGFEERSHYHSLISFSLIYAFSENFILPFSHDEVVHGKKSLLDKMPGDYWQKFAQLRLLIGYMAAHPGKKLLFMGTELAPFSEWKDREQLDWHLSQYELHAKFQHFSKTLLSLYKKETPLFQLDHSSEGFEWIDVHNYSQSIFSFIRKDKDGNLLIVICNFREFVYEKYKVGVPFLGTYKEILNSDSEEFGGSGRVNHRPLSAKKGMYHGKPAYIELIIPPFAVLYLKPETLERKESIDGKRKMCCSSASGRSGDQAVRVDQTTGKTGRSVRRKVSDH; from the coding sequence ATGTCTGCATCTGCCCCTACGGATATGGATCATTATTTATTTCATGAAGGAAAACATTTTCATTGTTACGGTCTTTTTGGTGCACACATCCGAAAACGCCATGGTAAGGAAACGACAGAATTTTGTATTTGGGCCCCAAATGCAGTGGAAGTAAGGCTGATGGGTACTTTTAATGGATGGAATGGTGAGGGATACCGTTTGGAGCGTACCGGTCCGGATGGTATATGGTTCCTGTCAGTGAACGGAAATTTGGAAGGAGAGCTATATAAATATGAAATAACGACCCGGGACGGAGAACGTTTTTTGAAAACCGATCCATATGCTTTTTATACGGAAAAGCGTCCGAGAACCGCAGGGATTATTTATTCGTTGAACGACTATAAGTGGCATGATGAATCATGGCTGTTGGAAAAAGAAAAAAAGAGATTATATGACGAGCCCATGTTCATATATGAGGTTCACCTTGGAACGTGGCGAAAGAAAGAAAACGGTGATTTTTATTCTTACAAGGAATTAGCGGAAACTTTAATTCCGTATGTAAAAGAACAAGGATTTACTCATATTGAAATAATGCCGATAACCGAGCATCCATTTGATCTATCTTGGGGATATCAAACAACGGGCTACTACGCCGTGACAAGCCGATACGGAACCCCGCATGATTTTATGTATTTTGTAGATTGCTGCCATCAACACGGATTAGGGGTTATTTTAGATTGGGTCCCAGGTCATTTTTGCAAGGACGCTCATGGTCTGTCAAAATTTGACGGGAGTTTTTTATATGAATACGAACATGAATGGGATAGGGAAAATTATGTATGGGGAACAGCTAATTTCGACTTAGCTAAAAAGGAAGTTCACAGTTTTTTAATTTCCAATGCGTTATTTTGGCTAGATATTTATCATATAGATGGTTTTAGGATCGATGCCGTTGCGAACCTTCTCTATTGGCCAAACCGCCATGAAAATCAGTTGAATTCTTTTGGAGTTGAATTTTTGAAAAAGCTGAATGAATCGGTCTTTCAGTATGATGAAAATACGCTGATGATTGCAGAAGATTCTACGGACTTTCCTCTTGTTACTTCTCCTGTTTATTGCGGTGGTCTTGGATTTAATTACAAATGGAATATGGGATGGATGAATGATGTTCTTACCTACATGGAATTAGGATTTGAGGAACGTTCTCATTATCATTCTCTTATTAGTTTTTCTTTGATTTACGCTTTTTCTGAAAATTTCATTTTGCCTTTCTCCCATGATGAAGTTGTGCACGGCAAGAAATCACTGTTGGATAAAATGCCCGGAGACTATTGGCAAAAGTTTGCCCAGCTTCGCCTGTTAATAGGGTATATGGCGGCTCATCCTGGGAAAAAACTGTTGTTTATGGGCACTGAGCTGGCCCCATTTTCCGAATGGAAAGATCGGGAACAGTTAGATTGGCATTTGAGTCAATATGAGCTTCATGCGAAATTCCAACATTTCTCGAAAACACTGCTCTCCTTATATAAAAAAGAGACTCCTCTTTTTCAACTAGATCATTCCTCTGAAGGATTTGAATGGATTGATGTTCATAATTACAGCCAAAGCATCTTTTCATTTATACGGAAAGACAAAGATGGGAATCTACTTATCGTGATTTGCAATTTCAGAGAGTTTGTGTACGAGAAATATAAGGTAGGAGTGCCCTTTTTGGGAACCTATAAAGAGATTTTGAACAGCGATAGTGAGGAGTTTGGCGGCTCAGGAAGGGTGAATCATAGGCCATTATCGGCGAAAAAAGGGATGTATCATGGCAAACCCGCGTACATAGAATTAATCATACCACCTTTTGCAGTTCTTTATTTAAAACCGGAAACGCTTGAAAGGAAGGAATCAATCGATGGCAAAAGAAAAATGTGTTGCTCTAGTGCTAGCGGGAGGTCAGGGGACCAGGCTGTCCGCGTTGACCAAACAACTGGCAAAACCGGCCGTTCCGTTCGGCGGAAAGTATCGGATCATTGA